From the genome of Populus trichocarpa isolate Nisqually-1 chromosome 15, P.trichocarpa_v4.1, whole genome shotgun sequence, one region includes:
- the LOC7454518 gene encoding 60S ribosomal protein L36-2, protein MAPKQPNTGLFVGLNKGHVVTKKDLAPRPSDRKGKSSKRVLFVRSLIREVAGFAPYEKRITELLKVGKDKRALKVAKRKLGTHKRAKKKREEMSNVLRKMRSAGGGEKKK, encoded by the exons ATGGCTCCAAAACAGCCAAATACCGGTCTCTTTGTGGGTTTGAACAAGGGGCACGTAGTTACTAAGAAGGATTTAGCTCCACGTCCTTCTGATCGCAAAGGG AAATCTAGCAAAAGGGTTCTCTTTGTCAGGAGTTTGATCAGGGAAGTTGCTGGCTTTGCACCATATGAGAAGAGGATCACTGAGCTTCTCAAGGTTGGCAAGGACAAACGTGCTTTGAAGGTGGCTAAAAGAAAGCTTGGGACACACAAAAGAGCTAAGAAGAAGCGTGAGGAGATGTCCAATGTTCTCCGCAAGATGAG GTCTGCTGGGGGTGGTGAGAAGAAGaagtga
- the LOC7474055 gene encoding uncharacterized protein LOC7474055: MSILCGGPLHEGVCCLACARWAWKRCLHTAGQDSETWGLATAEEFEPVPRLCRYILAVYEDDPQHPLWEPPGGYGINPDWLILRRTYEDNHGRAPPYILYLDHDHADIVLAIKGLKFSKESDYAVLLDNKLGKRKIDGGYVHNGLLKAAGWFLDVEGDILKELVEKYPNYTLTFTGHSLGSGVAAMLTLLVVLHRDKLGNIDRRRIRCYAVAPARCMSLNLAVRYADVINSVVLQDDFLPRIATPLEDIFKYLFCLPCLLCLRCMRDTCLLDEKVIKDPRRLYAPGRLYHIVERKTYRLGRFPPVVRTAVPVDGRFEHIVFSCNATSDHSIIWIEREAQRAMDVMVEKDDIMEIPAKQRMERQETLAREHREEYRAALQRAVTLPVPHAYSSSKYGTFNEMADSHRWSGESSFGSSKTRENWDELIERLFDKDESGHMVLKKSKRDD, encoded by the exons ATGTCAATCTTATGTGGCGGACCTCTGCATGAGGGTGTGTGTTGTCTAGCTTGTGCTCGCTGGGCGTGGAAACGATGTCTCCACACTGCAGGTCAGGACAGTGAAACTTGGGGTCTTGCAACTGCTGAAGAATTTGAGCCGGTTCCTCGCCTTTGCCGCTATATACTAGCTGTTTATGAAGATGATCCTCAACACCCTCTCTGGGAACCTCCTGGAGGGTACGGAATAAACCCAGATTGGTTAATCCTAAGAAGAACTTATGAAGATAATCATGGAAGGGCGCCACCATATATACTGTATCTTGATCATGACCATGCTGATATAGTTCTAGCCATTAAGGGCCTTAAGTTTTCAAAGGAGAGTGACTATGCTGTACTTTTGGATAATAAGCTAGGGAAAAGGAAAATTGATGGTGGGTACGTCCACAATGGGCTATTGAAGGCTGCTGGTTGGTTTTTGGATGTGGAGGGTGACATTTTGAAGGAATTAGTGGAGAAGTATCCGAATTACACACTGACTTTTACAGGTCATTCTCTAGGGTCTGGTGTAGCAGCAATGCTGACACTATTGGTAGTGCTACATCGTGATAAATTGGGAAACATTGACAGAAGGAGGATCAGATGCTACGCGGTTGCACCTGCAAGATGTATGTCACTTAATTTGGCTGTCAGATATGCAGATGTTATCAATTCTGTAGTGCTTCAG GATGATTTCTTACCGCGGATAGCCACGCCTTTGGAAGACATTTTCAAGTATCTTTTCTG TTTGCCCTGCCTACTATGTTTGAGGTGCATGAGGGATACATGTTTACTGGATGAGAAAGTGATCAAAGACCCAAGGAGACTGTATGCACCTGGTCGCCTCTATCACATTgttgaaagaaagacttacaG ATTGGGAAGATTCCCCCCAGTTGTGAGGACAGCAGTGCCAGTAGATGGGCGTTTTGAGCATATAGTTTTTTCTTGTAATGCTACTTCTGATCATTCAATCATTTGGATAGAAAGAGAAGCCCAGAGGGCTATGGAT GTAATGGTAGAGAAAGATGATATCATGGAGATCCCAGCAAAGCAAAGGATGGAACGACAGGAGACTTTGGCCCGAGAACATAGAGAGGAGTACAGGGCTGCGCTACAAAGAGCTGTTACGCTCCCAGTTCCCCATGCCTATTCATCTTCCAAGTATGGAACTTTCAATGAGATGGCGGATTCGCACAGATGGAGTGGGGAATCTTCTTTTGGCTCTTCGAAGACAAGAGAGAACTGGGATGAATTGATTGAACGCCTTTTTGACAAAGATGAATCTGGTCACATGGTTCTCAAGAAATCAAAAAGGGATGATTGA